A window of Ictidomys tridecemlineatus isolate mIctTri1 chromosome 15, mIctTri1.hap1, whole genome shotgun sequence contains these coding sequences:
- the Pglyrp1 gene encoding peptidoglycan recognition protein 1 yields MSRPCALLAWALLALFGLGAAQNKETPACCGPIVPRSEWGARPSECSQPLKQPVRYVVISHTAGSNCDTPASCRQQAQNVQHYHASTRRWCDVAYNFLIGEDGLVYEGRGWNIKGDHTGPTWNPISIGITFMGNYMERVPPARAIRAAQSLMACGVAKGALRPDYEIKGHRDVQNTLSPGDQLYAIIQNWPHYRE; encoded by the exons ATGTCCCGCCCGTGTGCGCTACTCGCCTGGGCCCTCCTCGCCCTCTTTGGACTAGGAGCAGCTCAAAATAAAGAAACCCCAGCCTGCTGCGGCCCCATCGTGCCCCGGAGTGAGTGGGGGGCCCGGCCGTCGGAGTGCTCCCAGCCCCTGAAACAGCCAGTGCGCTACGTGGTGATATCGCACACTGCGGGCAGCAACTGCGACACCCCGGCCTCCTGCCGGCAGCAGGCCCAGAACGTACAGCACTACCACGCGAGCACGAGGCGCTGGTGCGACGTGGCGTACAA CTTTCTGATTGGAGAAGATGGGCTCGTATATGAGGGCCGCGGCTGGAACATCAAGGGAGACCACACAGGCCCCACCTGGAACCCCATTTCCATTGGCATCACCTTCATGGGCAACTACATGG AGCGGGTGCCCCCAGCAAGGGCCATCCGGGCAGCCCAGAGTCTGATGGCCTGCGGTGTGGCTAAAGGAGCCCTGAGACCGGACTATGAGATCAAAGGACACCGGGATGTGCAGAACACACTCTCTCCGGGTGACCAGCTCTATGCAATCATCCAGAACTGGCCACACTACCGCGAGTGA